TGGCGTACCACCTGACGACGCTGTTCCCGCCGGTCCGGCCGCGTGGTCACCTCGAGCTGCGCGTCCTCGACGCCCAGCGGACCGAGGCCGACGCCGGCGCCGCGCTCGCCCTGGTCTGGGCGCTCTGCTCGGACCCGACCGCGGCCGACCGCGCCCGGGAGGTGCTGGAGTCCGTCCCGGCCGACCCGGCGGTGCTGCTGCGCGCCCGCCGGGACGGCCTCGCCGACCCCGAGCTCGCCGTCGCCGCGAAGGGATGCTTCACCGCCGCCCTCGGCGCGCTCGGCCGGCTCGACGCCGCCGGGCTCGCCCCCGCCCTCGCCGCGTTCGCCGACCGCTACGTCGAGCGGGGCCGCTGCCCCGCCGACGACACCCTCGACGCCTGGTCCGCCGGGAAGTCCCCCGGGAAGGAGACGCCGTGACCGCGGCCGCACGACGGGAAGCCACCCCCCTGTCAAAAAAGGGTGTCACCCTTTTTGAACGGAACGGAGCGGTCGACGGGCTGCGGGAACGGATCGCGGCCGATCTCGAACGGGCGCGGAGGCGGACCCGGGCGCTGACCGACGCCGTCGACGACCGGGATCTGACGCGGCAACACTCGGTGCTGATGTCGCCGCTGGTGTGGGACCTCGCGCACATCGGCAACCAGGAGGAACTCTGGCTGCTCCGGCAGGTGGGGCAGCGCGACGCGATCCTGCCCGAGACGATCGACGAGCTCTACGACGCGTTCCGGCACCCCCGGCGGGATCGGCCGGCACTGCCCCTGCTCGACCCGACGGAGTCGCGTCGCTACGTCGGGGAGGTGCGCGGCCGGGTGCTCGACCTCCTCGAGGCGGCGGCCCTGGAGGGCGCGGATCCCCTGACCCGCGACGGGTTCGTCTTCGGGATGGTCGCGCAGCACGAGCAGCAGCACGTCGAGACGATGTTCGCGACGCACCAGCTCCGGGAGGGCGAGGCGGTCCTGACCGCGCCGCCGGCTCCGCGCCGGTCGGCCGACCTGCGCGCCGCCCTGCCCGCCGAGGTGCTCGTCCCTGGCGGCGAGTTCGAGATGGGCACCGACCTCGAGCCCTGGGCGCTGGACAACGAACGGCCCGCGCACCGCGTGCACGTCCCCGCGTTCTTCCTCGACACGACGCCGGTGACCAACGCCGCGTACGCCGAGTTCGTCGCCGCCGGCGGATACTCCGACGAGCGGCTCTGGCATCCGGCCGGCTGGGGGCACATCCGTTCCGCCGGCTGGGACGCTCCGCAGTTCTGGCGCCGCGAGGGATCGGGCTGGGTGGTCCGCCGCTTCGGGGTCGAGGCCGAGATCGTGCCGGACGAACCGGTGCAGCACGTCTGCTGGTACGAGGCCGACGCCTACGCACGGTGGGCGGGACGCCGGCTGCCCACCGAGGCCGAATGGGAGAAGGCCGCACGCCACGACCCGGGGACCGGCCGGTCGCGCCGCTACCCATGGGGCGACGAGGACCCGACGCCGGAACGCGCGAACCTCGGCGGCCGCCACCTCGGCCCCGCCGTGGTCGGTGCGTACCCCGACGGCGCCTCCCCCGCCGGCGTGCACCAGCTGATCGGTGACGTCTGGGAGTGGACGAGCAGCGACTTCACCGGCTACCCCGGCTTCCGCGCGTTCCCCTACCGCGAGTACTCCGAGGTGTTCTTCCCAGCCCCCGGGGGCCGCAGCGAGTACAAGGTGCTGCGCGGCGGCTCCTGGGCCGTGGACCCCGTCGCCTGCCGCGGAACCTTCCGCAACTGGGACTACCCGATCCGGCGTCAGATCTTCGTCGGCTTCCGGACAGCACGCGACGCAACGGAGCAGAACTGATGTGCCGTCAATTCGCCTACCTCGGCCCGGCGGCGTCGCTGCACGACCTCGTGTACGCGGCCCCGTTCGGGTTGGAGCGGCAGTCGTACGCCCCGCGGCGGCAACAGCACGGGCTGCTCAACGCCGACGGGTTCGGCTTCGGGTGGTACGTCGACGGGCAGGCCGAGCCGGTTCGCTACCGGCGCGCGGTCCCGCTGTGGGGCGAGGAGAACGTGCGCGGGCTGGCACGGGTGACGCGGTCGCGGGCGATCCTCGGCGCGGTGCGGTCGGCGACCCCGGGCCACCCCGTGCAGGAGGGCGCGGCCGCGCCGTTCACCGCCGGGCGTTGGCTGTTCAGCCACAACGGAGCGATCCCCGGTTGGCCGGACAGCGCCGCGGCGCTCGCCGCCGACCTTCCGTTCGCCGCCCTG
This genomic interval from Sporichthya brevicatena contains the following:
- the egtB gene encoding ergothioneine biosynthesis protein EgtB, with protein sequence MSKKGVTLFERNGAVDGLRERIAADLERARRRTRALTDAVDDRDLTRQHSVLMSPLVWDLAHIGNQEELWLLRQVGQRDAILPETIDELYDAFRHPRRDRPALPLLDPTESRRYVGEVRGRVLDLLEAAALEGADPLTRDGFVFGMVAQHEQQHVETMFATHQLREGEAVLTAPPAPRRSADLRAALPAEVLVPGGEFEMGTDLEPWALDNERPAHRVHVPAFFLDTTPVTNAAYAEFVAAGGYSDERLWHPAGWGHIRSAGWDAPQFWRREGSGWVVRRFGVEAEIVPDEPVQHVCWYEADAYARWAGRRLPTEAEWEKAARHDPGTGRSRRYPWGDEDPTPERANLGGRHLGPAVVGAYPDGASPAGVHQLIGDVWEWTSSDFTGYPGFRAFPYREYSEVFFPAPGGRSEYKVLRGGSWAVDPVACRGTFRNWDYPIRRQIFVGFRTARDATEQN
- the egtC gene encoding ergothioneine biosynthesis protein EgtC, whose protein sequence is MCRQFAYLGPAASLHDLVYAAPFGLERQSYAPRRQQHGLLNADGFGFGWYVDGQAEPVRYRRAVPLWGEENVRGLARVTRSRAILGAVRSATPGHPVQEGAAAPFTAGRWLFSHNGAIPGWPDSAAALAADLPFAALARQQTLTDSTLIWALLLERLEAGEDAGKAVAAVTRRVHEATGARTNLLLLDGEQIVATTAGDTLCHRQGGVPTPDGDVAPAVIVASEPFDDAEGWMDVPDNSLLVATAENLTLESL